One Candidatus Devosia phytovorans genomic window carries:
- a CDS encoding septal ring lytic transglycosylase RlpA family protein — protein sequence MTTIHWRKAIRLVALASLIAPMIAACSGGGLGATVKRSAFTSSEFGVSSSPRVTSHPNPPKGGGRYQVGKPYTVRGKVYTPAEQPGYVATGGASWYGSDFHGRRTANGEIFSANAITGAHPTLPLPSYVRVTNEANGRSVIVRVNDRGPYMSGRIMDLSYRAATMLGYVNAGSTQIKAEYVGPAPLEGDDTRQLVASYSGPAYQSETQFAYNDGTNSLADMAGNFFGSIFSYADTTPEQADANIGTAFAAVNAVGTASPDLEDWAQSMSADARTVDITLGSFASYDNAVAMSEQFAILGAVSEEPVTVNGRNETQLSLTWLKPGVSRNDVVEMARGLGLNDIRLN from the coding sequence GTGACGACGATCCACTGGCGTAAAGCCATCCGCCTTGTCGCCCTGGCATCCCTGATTGCCCCCATGATTGCCGCCTGTTCCGGTGGCGGCCTGGGCGCAACGGTCAAGCGCTCCGCCTTCACATCCTCCGAATTTGGCGTCTCCTCGTCGCCGCGCGTGACTTCTCATCCCAATCCGCCCAAGGGCGGTGGTCGCTATCAGGTCGGCAAGCCCTATACCGTGCGCGGCAAGGTCTATACGCCAGCCGAGCAGCCCGGTTACGTCGCCACTGGTGGCGCCTCCTGGTATGGCTCCGATTTCCATGGTCGCCGCACCGCCAATGGCGAAATCTTCTCGGCCAATGCCATCACCGGCGCGCATCCCACGCTGCCGCTGCCGAGCTATGTCCGTGTCACCAACGAAGCAAACGGCCGTTCGGTGATCGTACGCGTCAATGACCGCGGGCCCTATATGTCCGGCCGCATCATGGATCTCAGCTATCGCGCCGCCACCATGCTCGGCTATGTCAATGCCGGCTCAACCCAGATCAAGGCCGAGTATGTCGGCCCGGCGCCGCTCGAAGGCGACGACACCCGCCAGCTGGTCGCCTCCTATTCCGGCCCGGCCTATCAGAGCGAAACCCAGTTCGCCTACAACGATGGCACCAACAGTCTCGCCGATATGGCGGGCAATTTCTTCGGCAGCATTTTCTCCTACGCCGACACGACACCAGAGCAGGCCGATGCCAATATCGGCACGGCCTTTGCCGCCGTGAATGCCGTCGGCACGGCCTCGCCGGATCTGGAGGATTGGGCCCAGTCCATGTCCGCCGACGCGCGCACCGTCGACATCACGCTCGGCAGCTTTGCCAGCTATGACAATGCCGTCGCCATGTCGGAACAGTTCGCCATCCTGGGCGCCGTCAGCGAAGAGCCGGTCACCGTCAACGGCCGCAACGAAACCCAGCTGTCCCTGACCTGGCTCAAGCCCGGTGTATCACGCAATGATGTAGTCGAGATGGCTCGCGGCCTAGGCCTCAACGACATAAGACTCAATTAG
- a CDS encoding D-alanyl-D-alanine carboxypeptidase: MRIWQVLATVLALTSPALAQAQFETQAKFAILMDEESGTVIFQKDADLPMEPASMAKLMTIAVVFHEIRDGRVKMGDEFFVSEHAWRTGGASSGGSTMFADLNSLISVENLVRSVIIQSGNDAAIILAEGIAGSEGSFAAMMNELAEEIGLTDSHFTNPTGLPDPDMHVTARDLADLGRYLIGEFPQYYHYFSEPEMEWNGINQPNRNSLVEMGIGVDGLKTGHTEAAGYGSVISTDQGGRRLIAVVHGLTSMSQRTEEGRKLITWGARAFERVSAYADGAVVAHANVYGGVEGSVGLVGQGEIALYLPRGSRRCLSASVSYTGPLMPPVMQGDEVAELRVFCDDQLVQVAPLFAAETVTEGDIVRKATDALKQLALGWIP; the protein is encoded by the coding sequence ATGCGTATCTGGCAGGTATTGGCGACGGTGCTGGCACTGACGTCTCCCGCTCTGGCCCAGGCGCAGTTCGAAACCCAGGCGAAATTCGCCATCCTCATGGACGAGGAATCCGGCACGGTCATCTTCCAGAAGGATGCTGACCTGCCGATGGAGCCGGCCAGCATGGCCAAGCTCATGACCATCGCCGTGGTCTTTCATGAAATCCGCGACGGCCGCGTCAAAATGGGCGACGAATTCTTCGTCTCCGAACACGCCTGGCGCACCGGCGGCGCCTCCTCGGGCGGTTCCACCATGTTCGCCGATCTCAATTCATTGATCTCGGTGGAAAATCTCGTCCGTTCCGTCATCATCCAGTCGGGCAATGACGCAGCCATCATTCTCGCCGAGGGCATTGCCGGCTCGGAAGGCAGCTTCGCTGCCATGATGAACGAGCTGGCCGAGGAAATCGGCCTGACCGATTCCCATTTCACCAATCCCACCGGCCTGCCGGATCCGGACATGCATGTCACGGCACGTGACCTCGCCGATCTCGGGCGCTACCTGATCGGCGAATTCCCGCAATATTACCACTACTTCTCCGAGCCCGAGATGGAGTGGAACGGCATCAACCAGCCCAATCGCAATTCGCTGGTCGAAATGGGCATCGGCGTCGATGGCCTCAAGACCGGTCATACCGAAGCTGCCGGTTACGGGTCGGTTATCTCCACCGACCAGGGCGGGCGGCGCCTGATTGCCGTGGTGCATGGCCTCACCTCCATGTCGCAGCGCACCGAAGAGGGCCGCAAACTCATCACCTGGGGAGCGCGCGCCTTCGAACGCGTCTCGGCCTATGCTGATGGCGCCGTGGTCGCCCATGCCAATGTCTATGGCGGCGTCGAGGGTAGCGTCGGCCTCGTCGGCCAGGGCGAGATCGCTCTCTACCTGCCACGCGGTTCCCGCCGTTGCCTCTCGGCTTCGGTCTCCTATACTGGTCCGCTTATGCCGCCGGTCATGCAGGGTGACGAGGTCGCCGAACTGCGCGTCTTCTGCGACGACCAATTGGTGCAGGTCGCGCCGCTGTTTGCCGCTGAAACCGTGACCGAGGGCGACATCGTCCGCAAGGCAACCGATGCCCTCAAGCAACTGGCGCTGGGCTGGATTCCCTGA
- the tmk gene encoding dTMP kinase has protein sequence MLDASKQRAARFITFEGGEGVGKSTQIKRLQQKLQESGIEVVRTREPGGTPKAEAIRSFILQGRSEKWGPGAEAVLFAAARYDHVTQLIAPNLRNGVWVLSDRFHDSTRAYQGLTGGVDDKLIEGLESMALDGNTPDLTIVLDMDPEDAFKRVAERAIEDGLQQTGDRFEKEELDWHKKLRDGFLAIAKANPERCTVLSAAQSEDALETAIWQTVSQRFPELGVQA, from the coding sequence ATGCTCGATGCGTCCAAACAGCGAGCCGCGCGCTTCATCACCTTCGAGGGTGGTGAGGGCGTCGGCAAATCCACCCAGATCAAGCGCCTGCAGCAAAAACTGCAGGAGAGCGGGATCGAGGTCGTCCGTACCCGCGAGCCCGGTGGCACGCCCAAGGCCGAAGCCATCCGTTCCTTCATCCTGCAGGGGCGCTCGGAGAAGTGGGGCCCCGGTGCCGAAGCCGTGCTGTTTGCCGCGGCCCGCTATGACCACGTCACCCAGCTGATCGCGCCCAACCTGCGCAATGGCGTCTGGGTGCTCTCCGATCGCTTCCACGATTCTACCCGCGCCTATCAGGGCCTGACGGGCGGCGTCGATGACAAGCTGATCGAAGGGCTGGAAAGCATGGCGCTCGACGGCAATACGCCCGACCTCACCATCGTTCTCGACATGGATCCCGAAGACGCCTTCAAGCGCGTCGCCGAGCGCGCCATCGAGGACGGGCTGCAGCAGACCGGCGATCGCTTCGAAAAGGAAGAGCTCGACTGGCACAAGAAGCTGCGCGACGGCTTTCTGGCCATTGCCAAAGCCAATCCGGAGCGTTGCACGGTCCTTTCCGCCGCCCAGAGCGAAGATGCCCTCGAAACTGCCATCTGGCAGACCGTCAGCCAGCGCTTTCCCGAGCTGGGCGTTCAGGCGTGA
- a CDS encoding AAA family ATPase codes for MNDPDALDEVLPPERRQQARGHDKVRGPILQQLAERRLPGAILLHGPQGIGKATFAFELAAAILTETGDEDGHRVEEQIAAMSHPNLFLLRRRLKDAKGYYTVIRVEDVRELRDSLHHTRGRAGHRVAIIDSIDDCNPSAANALLKTLEEPPADTIFLLISHRPGQLLPTIKSRCHNLALRPVSADDVRGVLLDHDPSLGQLEVDRAIGLASGRPRRAFETLALDADSALGALQSWLANPARHPAAISIGLAETLGADRQSTELTFAREMLDDWMADEARTAAMQPGARMRLASANELWDKAHALFAEADSISLDMKQTLVAIFDAIRKHVALFVSPESP; via the coding sequence GTGAACGATCCCGATGCACTTGATGAGGTTCTGCCGCCCGAGCGCCGCCAGCAGGCGCGTGGCCACGACAAGGTGCGCGGGCCCATCCTGCAGCAGCTTGCCGAACGCCGCCTGCCGGGCGCCATCCTGCTGCATGGACCGCAGGGCATTGGCAAGGCGACCTTCGCCTTCGAACTGGCGGCCGCCATCCTGACCGAGACAGGCGACGAGGACGGTCACCGCGTCGAAGAGCAGATTGCGGCCATGTCGCATCCCAATCTTTTCCTGCTGCGCCGCCGTCTCAAGGATGCCAAGGGCTATTACACCGTCATCCGCGTCGAAGACGTGCGCGAGCTGCGCGATAGCCTGCATCACACGCGGGGCAGGGCCGGGCACCGCGTCGCCATCATCGACTCGATCGACGACTGCAATCCCTCTGCCGCCAATGCGCTGCTGAAGACGCTCGAAGAGCCGCCGGCCGATACGATCTTCCTGCTCATTTCGCATCGCCCCGGCCAGCTGCTGCCCACCATCAAGTCGCGCTGCCACAACCTGGCCCTGCGCCCTGTTAGCGCCGATGACGTGCGTGGCGTCCTGCTCGACCATGATCCCAGTCTCGGACAGCTCGAAGTCGACCGCGCCATTGGGCTGGCTTCCGGCCGCCCACGCCGCGCCTTCGAGACCCTGGCTTTGGACGCCGATTCCGCGCTGGGCGCGCTGCAATCCTGGCTCGCCAATCCGGCCCGGCATCCGGCCGCCATTTCCATCGGCCTCGCCGAAACCCTGGGCGCCGATCGGCAGAGTACCGAACTGACCTTTGCCCGCGAAATGCTCGACGACTGGATGGCAGACGAGGCCCGCACTGCCGCAATGCAGCCGGGCGCCCGCATGCGCCTTGCCTCTGCCAACGAGCTATGGGACAAGGCACACGCCCTCTTCGCCGAGGCTGACAGCATAAGTCTCGATATGAAACAGACGCTCGTCGCCATTTTCGACGCGATCAGGAAGCATGTTGCCCTGTTTGTTTCGCCAGAGTCCCCATGA
- a CDS encoding TatD family hydrolase: MLIDSHCHLDFEALANDIDGVMARAAAADVTGMVTISTAVEKFSTYAALAERYPNVWCSVGTHPHHADQELHITTDELVRLSAHPRCVAIGEAGLDYFYDNAPKEAQKTGLLRHIAAARITGLPLVIHSRKCDDDMAEILKAESANGAFPFLLHCFTAGPDLARTALDLGGYISFSGIITFRNAEEIRDVAKFVPADRYLVETDAPYLAPIPHRGESNEPSFVRHTAEKVAEVRGISLEQLGAETTANFARLFSKTGLA, encoded by the coding sequence ATGCTGATCGACAGCCATTGCCACCTCGACTTCGAGGCGCTTGCCAATGACATAGACGGCGTCATGGCCCGCGCCGCGGCCGCCGATGTCACTGGCATGGTTACAATTTCCACAGCTGTGGAGAAGTTTTCCACCTATGCCGCGCTGGCGGAACGTTACCCGAACGTCTGGTGCTCGGTCGGCACGCATCCCCATCACGCCGACCAGGAACTGCATATCACGACGGATGAACTTGTCCGCCTAAGTGCCCATCCCCGTTGCGTTGCCATCGGTGAAGCCGGGCTCGACTACTTTTACGACAACGCCCCGAAAGAGGCGCAAAAAACGGGTCTCCTCCGTCACATAGCCGCCGCGCGGATCACCGGTCTTCCCCTGGTTATCCACAGCCGCAAGTGCGACGACGACATGGCGGAGATATTGAAGGCAGAATCCGCCAACGGCGCCTTCCCATTCCTCCTGCATTGCTTCACCGCAGGTCCCGACCTGGCTCGCACCGCACTCGACCTGGGTGGTTACATTTCTTTTTCCGGCATCATCACCTTCCGCAATGCCGAAGAGATCCGCGACGTCGCGAAATTCGTTCCGGCTGACAGATATTTGGTCGAAACCGACGCACCCTATCTCGCCCCGATCCCGCATCGCGGTGAGAGCAACGAACCCAGTTTCGTCCGCCACACGGCTGAAAAAGTCGCCGAAGTCCGCGGCATCAGCCTCGAACAGCTCGGTGCCGAAACGACAGCCAATTTCGCCCGCCTGTTTTCCAAGACCGGGTTGGCTTGA
- a CDS encoding MBL fold metallo-hydrolase encodes MPAAQRIVATILGCGSSGGVPRIGNAWGVCDPDEPRNRRRRCALLIEAWGDDSSEPTRVLIDTGPDLREQLLDARVDRVEAVLYTHAHADHFHGIDDLRVLALHNRKRVDVYFTEETGVRIREAFGYCFVTPPGSDYPPILNAHEITAGQTLMVDGPGGTIELIAFEQEHGNITSLGFRVKDFAYSVDLSGFPEASLPAISGLELWVVDALRPTPHPSHLSLPETLDWIARMAPRQAVLSDMHIDLDYATTDAETPAHVTPAFDGMQIDVVSGEILNR; translated from the coding sequence ATGCCGGCAGCCCAAAGGATCGTCGCGACCATCCTGGGCTGCGGTTCATCCGGCGGCGTGCCGCGCATCGGCAATGCCTGGGGCGTCTGCGATCCCGACGAACCTAGAAACCGCCGCCGTCGTTGCGCGCTTTTAATTGAGGCCTGGGGCGACGATAGCAGCGAGCCGACCCGCGTGCTGATCGATACCGGCCCCGACTTGCGCGAACAATTGCTCGATGCCCGCGTCGATCGCGTCGAGGCGGTGCTCTATACCCACGCCCATGCCGACCACTTCCACGGCATCGACGACCTGCGCGTGCTGGCGCTGCACAATCGCAAGCGCGTGGATGTCTATTTCACCGAAGAAACCGGCGTACGTATCCGCGAGGCCTTCGGCTATTGCTTCGTCACCCCGCCCGGCAGCGACTATCCACCCATCCTCAATGCCCATGAAATCACGGCCGGTCAGACACTTATGGTCGATGGTCCGGGGGGCACAATCGAGCTCATCGCCTTCGAGCAGGAGCACGGCAACATTACCTCCCTCGGTTTCAGGGTGAAAGATTTTGCCTATTCGGTAGACCTGTCCGGCTTCCCGGAAGCGTCACTGCCCGCCATTTCCGGGCTGGAACTTTGGGTCGTCGACGCGTTGCGGCCGACGCCGCATCCGAGCCACCTGAGCCTGCCCGAAACCCTGGACTGGATCGCCCGCATGGCGCCGCGCCAGGCGGTGCTCAGCGACATGCATATCGATCTCGATTATGCCACGACCGATGCAGAAACGCCGGCGCATGTAACGCCGGCGTTCGATGGCATGCAGATTGATGTCGTCAGCGGCGAAATCCTCAACCGCTAA
- a CDS encoding DUF983 domain-containing protein, with the protein MAPQTQLLEERSVGQAMWRGTLCKCPHCGKGKMFRAYLKVADQCDVCGEELNHHRADDLPPYIAITIVGHIIVFLMLHMDMTYHVQPMTYVVTMIPLAIVLPLLMLPSIKGAIVGLQWANRMYGFGAPHRGD; encoded by the coding sequence ATGGCCCCGCAAACCCAGCTTCTCGAAGAACGCAGTGTCGGCCAGGCGATGTGGCGTGGCACGCTCTGCAAATGTCCGCACTGCGGCAAGGGCAAGATGTTCCGCGCCTATCTCAAGGTCGCCGACCAGTGCGACGTCTGCGGCGAGGAACTCAACCATCACCGCGCCGACGACCTGCCGCCCTATATCGCCATCACCATTGTCGGGCACATCATTGTCTTCCTGATGCTGCACATGGACATGACCTATCATGTCCAGCCGATGACCTATGTAGTGACGATGATTCCGCTGGCTATCGTATTGCCGCTGCTCATGTTGCCCTCCATCAAGGGTGCCATCGTCGGTTTGCAATGGGCCAACCGCATGTATGGCTTTGGGGCGCCGCATAGAGGCGATTAG
- the rnr gene encoding ribonuclease R, which produces MPTREQLLEALAQQSDIKGKRDLAKVFGIRGDMRRPFKAMLAELEGDGVITRTRKALRRTAALPHVTVLDIPSDADPDDLHAYPAQWNEEEGDKPRVIVLSGRDARVVPAPGDRILARIDAGDDEVPLYTAKAMKILDKPRRGQIGIVRMDDDGARLIPVDRKQKEMRIPLGDLLDAKDGDLVEVEVKLSGRLMIPRAKVTAVIGNPLSEGAVSLIAIHNLEIPYRFPASVTREAEEAKEATLKGREDWRDLPLITIDPFDAKDHDDAVYAQADEDPANPGGHVVYVAIADVAAYVQPGTALDREAYLRGNSVYFPDRVVPMLPERISNELCSLKEGEARAALAVRMVMGADGKKRSHSFHRVLMRSAAKLSYQQAQAAIDGQADDKTGPILDAILRPLYAAYDAMASARDKRGPLDLDLPERKIVLDYKGLVKDIRIPERLDAHRLIEEMMIAANVAAAETLEQKRSPLLYRVHDEPSSEKLQALRDFLGSLEISVKKSDSVRASDFNGILSQARKAGNVEQVSEMVLRSQAQAEYSAENYGHFGLNLDRYAHFTSPIRRYADLIVHRALVSALGMGNDGLSENEGLRLAGIAQHISTTERRAMLAERETADRLLAQFLATKIGARFEGRISGVTRSGLFVRLLETGADGFIPASTLGEDYYRYVEEKQAMVGDRTGETFALGDRVTVRLLEAAPVAGALRFELLSEGTRGNPSSGRRSGKRPSRSFGPKGRRKR; this is translated from the coding sequence TTGCCGACGCGCGAACAATTGCTCGAGGCGCTGGCCCAACAGAGCGATATCAAGGGCAAGCGCGATCTGGCGAAAGTCTTCGGCATTCGCGGCGACATGCGGCGGCCGTTCAAGGCCATGCTGGCCGAGCTTGAGGGCGACGGCGTGATCACGCGCACCCGCAAGGCGCTGCGCCGCACGGCCGCCCTGCCCCATGTGACCGTGCTCGATATCCCGAGTGACGCCGATCCCGATGATCTACATGCCTATCCAGCGCAGTGGAACGAGGAAGAGGGCGACAAGCCGCGCGTCATCGTGCTCAGCGGCCGTGATGCCCGCGTCGTGCCGGCGCCGGGTGATCGTATCCTCGCCCGTATCGACGCCGGCGATGACGAGGTCCCGCTCTATACCGCCAAGGCGATGAAGATCCTCGACAAGCCGCGCCGCGGCCAGATCGGGATCGTTCGCATGGACGATGATGGTGCCCGCCTCATTCCGGTCGATCGCAAGCAGAAGGAAATGCGCATTCCGCTCGGCGACCTGCTGGATGCCAAGGATGGCGACCTGGTCGAAGTGGAGGTCAAGCTCTCCGGCCGGCTGATGATCCCGCGCGCCAAGGTGACTGCCGTCATCGGCAATCCATTGTCGGAAGGCGCGGTCAGCCTTATCGCCATCCATAATCTCGAAATCCCCTACCGCTTCCCCGCCTCTGTGACGCGCGAGGCCGAAGAGGCGAAGGAAGCTACGCTCAAGGGCCGCGAGGACTGGCGCGATCTGCCGCTCATCACCATCGACCCCTTCGATGCCAAGGACCATGACGACGCCGTCTATGCGCAGGCCGACGAAGACCCGGCGAACCCGGGCGGTCATGTCGTCTATGTCGCCATTGCCGATGTCGCCGCCTATGTGCAGCCGGGCACGGCGCTGGACCGCGAGGCCTATCTGCGCGGCAATTCGGTCTATTTCCCCGACCGCGTCGTCCCCATGCTGCCCGAGCGCATCTCCAACGAACTGTGTTCGCTCAAGGAAGGCGAGGCGCGTGCAGCGCTGGCCGTCCGCATGGTCATGGGCGCTGATGGCAAGAAACGCAGCCACAGCTTCCATCGCGTGCTGATGCGTTCTGCCGCCAAGCTCAGCTATCAGCAGGCACAGGCGGCCATCGACGGCCAGGCTGACGACAAGACCGGCCCCATCCTCGATGCGATCCTGCGGCCGCTCTACGCCGCCTATGACGCCATGGCGTCGGCCCGCGACAAGCGTGGCCCCCTAGATCTCGACCTGCCCGAGCGCAAGATCGTTCTCGACTATAAGGGCCTGGTGAAGGACATCCGCATTCCCGAGCGGCTCGATGCGCATCGGCTGATCGAGGAAATGATGATCGCGGCCAACGTTGCCGCGGCCGAAACGCTCGAGCAGAAGCGCTCGCCCCTGCTCTATCGCGTGCATGACGAGCCGAGTTCGGAAAAGCTGCAGGCGCTGCGCGACTTCCTTGGCTCGCTGGAAATCTCGGTCAAGAAATCCGACTCTGTCCGCGCTTCCGACTTCAATGGCATCCTTAGCCAGGCCCGCAAGGCGGGCAATGTGGAACAGGTGTCGGAAATGGTGCTGCGCAGCCAGGCGCAGGCGGAATATTCGGCGGAGAACTACGGCCACTTTGGCCTTAACCTCGACCGCTATGCCCATTTCACCTCGCCGATCCGGCGCTATGCCGATCTGATCGTGCACCGGGCGCTGGTTTCGGCGCTGGGCATGGGCAATGACGGGCTGAGCGAAAACGAGGGCCTGCGGCTGGCCGGCATCGCCCAGCATATTTCCACCACCGAACGCCGCGCCATGCTGGCCGAGCGCGAAACCGCCGATCGCCTGCTGGCGCAATTTCTTGCCACCAAGATCGGCGCGCGTTTCGAGGGCCGCATTTCGGGCGTCACCCGTTCAGGCCTCTTCGTCCGCCTGCTTGAAACTGGCGCCGATGGCTTCATCCCGGCCTCGACCCTGGGCGAGGACTACTATCGCTATGTCGAGGAAAAGCAGGCCATGGTGGGCGATCGCACGGGCGAGACCTTCGCGCTGGGCGATCGCGTAACCGTTCGGCTTCTTGAGGCGGCGCCAGTTGCGGGTGCTCTGCGTTTCGAACTCTTGTCGGAAGGGACGCGCGGCAATCCGTCATCTGGCAGACGGTCGGGCAAGCGCCCATCTAGGAGTTTCGGTCCCAAGGGCCGGAGAAAGAGGTAA
- a CDS encoding dipeptidase — translation MTIPFFDGHNDTLLRLLDAPAVDKEKLFVEGDGTGHIDLPRAKASGMAGGFFAMFPPPLKSNLAAVSGSPSLSPNLPPELAIADALASTNGMASIMFRLERQGALAVCTSAADIRAAMQQQKLAAIFHIEGAEAIDTDFRSLDVLYAAGLRSIGITWSRANAFGTGVPFRHNVDPDIGPGLSDAGKELVRACNQLGVMIDLSHLNAAGFRDVAAISSDPLVATHSNVHAICPHARNLTDWQLSAIRESKGMVGLNFATGFLRPDGQFKADTELELMVRHLDALVEALGEDGVALGSDFDGAQVPAVIGDVTGVPKLLQALLDRGYGEELVRKIALENWLAMVERTIG, via the coding sequence ATGACCATTCCCTTCTTCGACGGCCACAACGACACCCTGCTGCGCCTGCTGGATGCGCCGGCCGTCGACAAGGAGAAACTGTTTGTCGAGGGCGATGGCACGGGCCATATCGACCTGCCGCGCGCCAAGGCCTCCGGCATGGCGGGTGGCTTCTTCGCCATGTTCCCGCCGCCGCTGAAGAGCAATCTTGCCGCCGTGTCCGGCAGTCCAAGCCTCAGCCCCAACCTGCCGCCCGAACTGGCCATAGCGGACGCCTTGGCCTCCACCAATGGCATGGCCTCCATCATGTTCCGGCTGGAGCGCCAGGGCGCGCTGGCCGTCTGCACGAGCGCAGCGGATATCCGGGCGGCCATGCAGCAGCAAAAGCTCGCCGCGATCTTCCATATCGAGGGTGCCGAAGCCATCGACACTGATTTCCGCTCGCTCGACGTGCTCTATGCCGCCGGCCTGCGCTCGATCGGCATCACCTGGAGCCGCGCCAATGCCTTCGGTACCGGCGTGCCCTTCCGCCACAATGTCGACCCTGATATCGGCCCCGGCCTCAGCGATGCCGGCAAGGAACTGGTCCGTGCCTGCAACCAGCTGGGCGTAATGATTGATCTCAGCCATCTCAACGCCGCCGGTTTCCGCGATGTCGCGGCGATCAGCAGCGATCCGCTGGTGGCAACCCATTCCAACGTCCATGCGATCTGTCCGCATGCCCGTAATCTTACCGACTGGCAGCTGTCGGCAATCCGTGAAAGCAAAGGCATGGTGGGGCTCAATTTTGCCACCGGATTTCTGCGGCCGGACGGGCAGTTCAAGGCAGATACCGAGCTGGAACTGATGGTTCGCCACCTGGACGCGCTGGTCGAAGCTCTGGGCGAGGACGGCGTCGCGCTGGGCAGTGATTTCGACGGAGCGCAGGTCCCTGCCGTCATTGGTGACGTCACCGGCGTTCCAAAATTGTTGCAGGCCCTGCTCGACAGGGGTTATGGCGAAGAGCTCGTGCGCAAGATCGCGCTTGAGAATTGGCTGGCCATGGTGGAGCGAACCATCGGCTAG
- a CDS encoding nuclear transport factor 2 family protein, with the protein MPSRESFPDFLKRRAKASEDFLNGDFAAMLAMTSQEDPSTFFPRSGIAVSGAQRVNDVHRQTAREFVPGGSAQVEILQSGSDVEMGFWAGIVRAQAVLKGQSAPVSVNLRITEVFRRNEQGWKLVHRHADEFKA; encoded by the coding sequence ATGCCATCGCGCGAGAGTTTCCCGGATTTCCTCAAGCGCCGCGCCAAGGCGTCCGAGGACTTCCTGAACGGCGACTTTGCGGCCATGCTGGCCATGACATCGCAAGAAGATCCGTCAACCTTCTTCCCGCGTTCCGGAATTGCGGTGTCCGGGGCGCAGAGGGTCAATGATGTGCATCGACAGACAGCGCGCGAATTCGTGCCTGGCGGCAGTGCGCAAGTCGAAATCCTCCAGTCGGGCAGCGATGTGGAAATGGGGTTCTGGGCGGGCATTGTCCGAGCCCAGGCCGTGTTGAAAGGCCAGAGCGCACCGGTATCCGTCAACCTGCGGATTACCGAAGTGTTCCGGCGAAACGAGCAGGGTTGGAAGCTGGTCCACCGCCACGCGGACGAATTCAAAGCCTGA